The Raphanus sativus cultivar WK10039 chromosome 2, ASM80110v3, whole genome shotgun sequence genome includes a region encoding these proteins:
- the LOC108819063 gene encoding indole-3-acetic acid-amido synthetase GH3.6, with protein MPEAPKIEALEVSDQTLEEKNKSKLLFIEEVTSNADDVQRMVLEEILSRNADVEYLKRHGLEGRTDRETFKHVMPVVTYEDIQSEINRIANGDTSKILCSSPISEFLTSSGTSGGERKLMPTIEEELDRRSLLYSLLMPVMSQFVPGLDKGKGMYFLFIKSESKTPGGLPARPVLTSYYKSSHFKNRPFDPYTNYTSPNQTILCPDSYQSMYSQMLCGLCQHKEVQRVGAVFASGFIRAIKFLEKHWPELTRDIRTGTLSSEITDLSVREAVGEILKPDPKLADFVESECKKTSWQGIITRLWPNTKYVDVIVTGTMSQYIPTLDYYSNGLPLVCTMYASSECYFGVNLRPLCKPSEVSYTLIPTMAYFEFLPIHRNNGVTSSISLPKALTEKEQQELVDLVDVKLGEEYELVVTTYAGLYRYRVGDVLRVAGFKNNAPQFSFICRKNVVLSIDSDKTDEVELQNAVKTAVTHLVPFDASLSEYTSYADTSSIPGHYVLFWELCLNGNTPVPPSVFEDCCLTIEESFNSVYRQGRVSDKSIGPLEIRVVESGTFDKLMDYAISLGASINQYKTPRCVKFAPIIELLNSRVVKSYFSPKCPKWTPGHKQWGSN; from the exons ATGCCTGAGGCACCAAAGATCGAAGCTTTGGAGGTTTCTGATCAGACTCTCGAGGAGAAGAACAAGAGCAAGCTCCTGTTCATCGAAGAAGTGACCTCTAACGCTGACGATGTCCAGAGAATGGTTCTTGAGGAGATCCTCTCACGCAATGCTGACGTGGAGTACCTCAAACGTCACGGGCTCGAGGGACGAACCGACCGTGAGACTTTCAAACACGTCATGCCTGTCGTAACGTACGAAGATATTCAGTCTGAGATCAACAGAATCGCTAATGGTGATACGTCCAAAATCCTCTGTTCTAGCCCCATCTCTGAGTTCCTCACCAG TTCTGGAACATCTGGTGGAGAGAGGAAACTGATGCCAACAATAGAAGAGGAGCTAGACCGAAGATCACTTCTCTACAGTCTCTTGATGCCTGTGATGAGCCAGTTTGTTCCTGGTCTTGACAAAGGCAAAGGAATGTACTTTCTGTTCATAAAATCCGAATCCAAGACACCTGGTGGTCTCCCAGCTCGTCCTGTCTTAACCAGTTACTACAAATCCTCTCACTTCAAAAACAGACCCTTTGACCCTTACACCAACTACACAAGCCCTAACCAAACCATCCTTTGTCCTGACTCTTACCAGAGCATGTACTCTCAAATGCTCTGTGGGTTATGCCAACACAAAGAAGTACAACGTGTTGGCGCTGTCTTTGCCTCTGGTTTCATCAGAGCCATCAAGTTTCTTGAGAAACATTGGCCTGAACTAACCCGTGATATAAGAACCGGTACACTCAGCTCTGAGATAACCGATCTTTCGGTCCGTGAGGCGGTAGGGGAGATTCTTAAACCGGATCCAAAGCTTGCGGATTTTGTTGAATCGGAATGCAAGAAGACCTCTTGGCAAGGGATCATCACTAGGCTTTGGCCAAACACCAAGTATGTGGATGTGATTGTGACTGGGACAATGTCACAGTATATTCCAACTTTGGATTATTACAGCAACGGTTTGCCTCTTGTTTGCACAATGTATGCTTCTTCGGAATGTTACTTTGGTGTGAATCTGAGGCCACTATGCAAACCAAGCGAGGTCTCTTACACTCTCATACCAACCATGGCCTATTTCGAGTTCTTGCCTATCCATAGGAACAACGGAGTCACTAGCTCAATCAGTCTTCCTAAAGCACTCACTGAGAAAGAACAACAGGAGCTTGTTGATCTCGTTGATGTCAAGCTTGGTGAGGAGTATGAGCTTGTGGTCACCACCTATGCcg GACTGTACAGATACAGAGTGGGTGATGTCCTAAGAGTGGCTGGTTTCAAGAATAATGCACCTCAATTCAGCTTCATATGCCGCAAGAACGTAGTCCTAAGCATTGATTCAGACAAAACCGACGAGGTGGAGCTTCAAAATGCAGTCAAAACCGCGGTAACACACCTTGTTCCCTTTGATGCCTCACTCTCCGAGTACACTAGCTATGCAGACACATCGTCTATCCCAGGCCACTATGTCTTGTTCTGGGAGCTCTGCTTGAACGGTAACACGCCGGTTCCTCCCTCGGTGTTCGAGGATTGTTGTTTAACCATAGAGGAATCATTTAACAGTGTGTATAGACAAGGAAGGGTCAGTGACAAGTCCATTGGACCGTTGGAGATCAGGGTAGTCGAATCAGGGACTTTTGATAAGCTCATGGATTATGCGATAAGCCTTGGGGCATCTATCAATCAGTACAAGACACCGAGGTGTGTGAAGTTTGCTCCGATCATTGAGCTTTTAAACTCTAGGGTTGTTAAGTCTTACTTCAGCCCCAAGTGTCCAAAATGGACCCCTGGTCACAAGCAATGGGGAAGTAACTAA
- the LOC130505038 gene encoding uncharacterized protein LOC130505038 yields the protein MASSYHGEPQEEEDTFEYHIQDDFDASILTPAQLVMLYELQKEYPGSAKTSLARRIRLELIKDRAELEGREVTKYEFNVAYDLKEVMDWAPPLQLEGWVYL from the exons ATGGCTTCAAGCTACCATGgggagccacaagaagaggaagacacatttgaatatcacattcaagatgattttgatgcaagtatactcacaccagcacaacttgtgatgttatatgagcttcagaaggagtacccggGGTCGGCAAAGACATCCCTAGCACGAAGGATCCGGTTGGAGCTTATTAAGGATCGAGCAGAGCTTGAAGGAAGGGAGGTTACAAAGTATGAGTTTAATGTTGCCTATGACCTTAAAGAGGTAATGGATTGGGCTCCACCACTCCAGCTGGAAG GTTGGGTCTATCTCTAG